A window of Mucilaginibacter paludis DSM 18603 contains these coding sequences:
- a CDS encoding DUF932 domain-containing protein, with the protein MAHNLNFNDQTNQHSFFSVKEKAWHGLGQVVEQYPTSAQAIQFAGLDYFVEKRPLFTNGISNDLAELTAGIEPAKISVPAFFATVRNDNDAVLGVVGKDYKVVQNAEAFTFFDAIVGGGDGILYETAGALGNGERIFITAKLPGYIKVGKQDMIEQYLFLTTSHDGFGSITAAFTPIRIVCNNTLNAALKNHSGAIKIRHTASANDRLKQAHTLMGITNSLGAELEELFNHWATVRITDKEVKKLIQVAMSPNKEVLKNLAGGKTDDLSSTFKNIVESVEAYALGNPTQQTETTAGTVFGAYNAVTGYFQNVRGFKDEEAKFKSIMDGTAKQRAQVAFDLCKNFASHGADALKLN; encoded by the coding sequence ATGGCACATAACCTCAATTTCAACGACCAAACCAATCAGCATAGTTTTTTCAGCGTAAAGGAAAAGGCATGGCACGGTTTAGGGCAAGTCGTGGAACAATACCCAACCTCCGCACAAGCCATTCAGTTTGCGGGTTTAGATTACTTCGTGGAGAAACGCCCGTTGTTCACCAATGGCATCAGCAATGATTTAGCGGAGTTAACCGCAGGGATAGAACCGGCGAAAATCAGTGTTCCGGCTTTTTTTGCGACCGTCCGAAATGATAACGATGCCGTTTTGGGCGTGGTAGGCAAGGACTACAAAGTCGTGCAGAATGCCGAGGCCTTTACTTTTTTTGATGCCATCGTGGGTGGTGGTGATGGTATTTTATACGAGACTGCCGGGGCGTTGGGTAATGGTGAACGCATTTTTATTACCGCTAAACTGCCGGGTTATATCAAAGTTGGCAAGCAGGATATGATAGAGCAGTACCTATTCCTGACCACTTCGCATGATGGTTTTGGAAGTATTACCGCAGCTTTTACGCCTATCCGCATCGTATGCAACAATACTTTGAACGCCGCTTTAAAGAACCACAGCGGGGCGATCAAGATACGACATACCGCCAGTGCCAACGACCGATTGAAACAGGCGCATACCTTAATGGGCATCACCAATTCGTTGGGTGCGGAACTGGAAGAACTATTCAACCATTGGGCGACCGTACGCATCACCGATAAGGAAGTTAAAAAATTGATACAGGTGGCGATGTCTCCCAACAAGGAAGTCCTTAAAAACTTAGCCGGGGGCAAAACGGACGATTTGTCAAGCACCTTTAAGAACATCGTGGAAAGCGTGGAGGCCTATGCTTTGGGCAACCCGACACAGCAGACCGAGACAACCGCAGGGACGGTATTTGGAGCCTATAACGCCGTGACAGGCTATTTTCAAAATGTCCGTGGCTTTAAGGACGAGGAGGCCAAATTCAAATCCATCATGGACGGAACGGCCAAACAAAGGGCGCAGGTGGCTTTTGACCTTTGCAAAAACTTCGCTAGTCACGGAGCGGATGCCCTGAAACTGAATTAA
- a CDS encoding single-stranded DNA-binding protein: protein MRRYEIIFNSLIKKKMEITSTGVLTGKAEVREVKGGKTVTNFTIAVNRTYKKDGELKRETTFVDCAWWLNAGVAEYLTKGTVVELYGRIGARAWINRDGDAIANLTLTVLNLKLLGHAGKQGTQRADTEPVQTMTLVVDGKPGEDDDLPF from the coding sequence TTGAGGAGGTACGAAATAATTTTTAACTCATTAATAAAGAAAAAGATGGAAATCACAAGCACAGGAGTTTTGACAGGCAAGGCCGAGGTCCGAGAAGTTAAGGGTGGCAAAACGGTAACCAATTTTACCATTGCCGTCAACCGTACCTACAAAAAGGACGGCGAGTTGAAAAGGGAAACCACGTTCGTAGATTGTGCGTGGTGGCTTAATGCCGGGGTGGCCGAATACCTGACCAAGGGAACAGTCGTGGAACTGTATGGCCGGATAGGTGCGAGGGCGTGGATCAACCGGGACGGTGACGCCATCGCTAACCTGACCTTAACCGTGCTGAACCTGAAATTATTGGGGCATGCCGGGAAACAGGGCACACAAAGAGCGGACACTGAACCCGTGCAGACCATGACCCTTGTGGTGGACGGCAAACCGGGAGAGGATGACGACCTGCCGTTTTAA